From one Triticum aestivum cultivar Chinese Spring chromosome 4B, IWGSC CS RefSeq v2.1, whole genome shotgun sequence genomic stretch:
- the LOC123094086 gene encoding post-GPI attachment to proteins factor 3, whose product MARSSLLCLVRLASLLALAGIFVSVSVQASRGDADPHYRTCVGECQNTGIIGSNIISHCQSRENDSISAGSSWYTQEALGMQWKQLNCMTDCRYYCMMRREEERRLGGLSPVQYHGKWPFKRVSVFQEPLSAALSALNLLMHFTGWLSFYLLVKCRLPLRPQTKRTYYEYTGLWHIYAILSMNAWIWSSVFHTRDIDLTEKLDYSSAVAVLGYSLIVTLLRIFNVKEGPARVMVAAPILAFVTTHILYLNFYELDYGWNMKVCVAMGVIQIVAWATWAGVTRHPPRLKLWVVVFGGALAMLLEVFDFPPYKGYADAHSLWHASTVPLTYLWWSFIKDDAEFRTSTLTLVKKAR is encoded by the exons ATGGCCAGAAGCAGCCTCCTCTGCCTAGTTCGATTGGCTTCCCTTCTTGCACTCGCTGGGATATTCGTCTCCGTCTCCGTCCAGGCCAGCCGGGGAGATGCTGATCCGCACTACAG AACTTGTGTGGGGGAGTGTCAGAATACGGGGATTATTGGGAGCAACATCATCAGCCACTGCCAGTCCCGGGAGAACGACAGCATatctgctggaagttcttggtaCACACAGGAGGCCCTTGGCATGCAGTGGAAGCAACTAAACTGTATGACAGACTGCCGCTACTACTGCATGATGCGAAGAGAAGAGGAACGGCGATTAGGTGGCCTGAGCCCTGTTCAATATCATGGAAAATGGCCCTTCAAACGTGTCTCTGTCTTCCAG GAGCCCCTCTCGGCCGCACTGTCTGCTCTCAACCTATTGATGCACTTCACTGGCTGGCTTTCGTTCTACCTGCTAGTGAAATGCAGATTACCTCTTAGACCTCAGACGAAGAGGACGTACTACGAATACACTGGCTTATGGCATATCTATGCAATATTATCAATGAATGCATGGATCTGGAGCTCCGTATTCCATACCAG GGATATAGACCTGACTGAGAAATTGGATTACTCTTCAGCTGTGGCCGTACTTGGCTACTCTTTAATCGTTACATTGCTAAGAATTTTTAATGTCAAGGAGGGGCCTGCCAGGGTGATGGTTGCTGCACCTATTCTAGCATTCGTCACAACACACATCCTGTATCTTAACTTCTACGAGCTTGACTACG GATGGAACATGAAAGTCTGTGTGGCGATGGGTGTGATTCAAATTGTGGCATGGGCAACCTGGGCTGGCGTGACCCGTCATCCGCCACGGTTGAAGCTTTGGGTCGTTGTGTTTGGAGGAGCTCTAGCTATGCTTCTTGAGGTGTTTGACTTCCCTCCGTACAAGGGGTATGCGGATGCGCATTCGCTGTGGCACGCGAGCACCGTTCCCCTCACCTATCTCTGGTGGAGCTTCATTAAAGATGACGCAGAATTCCGCACCTCCACACTCACACTGGTTAAGAAGGCCAGGTGA